In Candidatus Promineifilum breve, one genomic interval encodes:
- a CDS encoding GxxExxY protein: MAELKFKDVTDGIISAFYHVNNTLGYGFLEKVYENALCYELRQRGFTVTTQTPITVWYKGVPVGEYFADLIVNQCIIVELKCGVALNQAHEAQLINYLKATGMEVGLLLFFGPKPQIRRKVFTHPTDIEGPFSYQRKSA; encoded by the coding sequence ATGGCCGAACTAAAATTTAAAGACGTGACCGATGGAATCATTAGCGCCTTTTATCACGTTAATAACACGCTGGGCTATGGTTTCCTCGAAAAAGTCTATGAAAACGCCCTTTGCTATGAATTGCGGCAACGGGGCTTCACTGTTACTACCCAAACGCCAATCACAGTTTGGTACAAAGGAGTACCGGTTGGAGAATACTTTGCAGATCTGATCGTAAACCAGTGCATTATCGTCGAACTGAAGTGCGGCGTCGCATTAAATCAGGCGCATGAAGCCCAATTGATCAATTACCTGAAAGCAACCGGTATGGAAGTGGGCCTCTTATTGTTCTTTGGGCCAAAGCCACAGATCAGGCGCAAAGTATTCACCCATCCAACTGACATAGAAGGCCCATTCTCTTATCAGCGAAAATCCGCGTAA
- a CDS encoding 2Fe-2S iron-sulfur cluster-binding protein has product MSDMVTLTIDGLPATVPVGTTILNAAASIGIEIPVVCYHPHLTANGLCRVCSVDIGRRLQAAACVTQVAEGMVVETQTKDVKRARRTILEMLASTVDLSEAPHLQDLLLAYDADPERFDGLERRESPVHDDNPFYLRDYNKCINCWRCVQVCAEDAQYTFALSFDGRGFHTLIGTFMGDGMMDTTCVFCGQCVGVCPTNALKPKRQYLLEQGVDPDDISRQTRRGGKRRRERVEE; this is encoded by the coding sequence ATGAGCGACATGGTAACGTTGACAATTGACGGCTTGCCGGCCACCGTGCCGGTGGGCACGACCATCCTGAACGCGGCGGCGTCGATCGGCATCGAGATACCGGTCGTTTGCTACCATCCGCACCTGACGGCCAACGGGCTGTGCCGGGTGTGCTCGGTCGATATCGGCCGGCGCTTGCAGGCCGCGGCCTGCGTGACGCAGGTGGCCGAGGGCATGGTGGTGGAGACGCAGACGAAAGACGTGAAGCGAGCGCGGCGGACGATCCTGGAGATGCTGGCCTCGACCGTTGACCTGAGCGAAGCGCCCCACCTGCAAGACCTATTGCTGGCCTACGACGCCGACCCGGAGCGTTTCGACGGCCTGGAGCGGCGCGAGTCGCCTGTCCACGACGACAACCCGTTCTATCTGCGCGACTACAACAAGTGCATCAACTGCTGGCGCTGCGTGCAGGTCTGCGCCGAGGACGCGCAATACACCTTTGCCTTGAGCTTCGACGGCCGCGGCTTCCATACCCTGATCGGCACGTTCATGGGCGACGGCATGATGGACACGACCTGCGTCTTCTGCGGCCAGTGTGTCGGCGTCTGCCCGACGAACGCGCTGAAGCCCAAGCGGCAATATTTGCTGGAGCAGGGGGTTGACCCTGATGATATATCTCGGCAGACGCGGCGGGGTGGGAAGCGGCGGCGAGAACGGGTCGAAGAATAG
- the fdhD gene encoding formate dehydrogenase accessory sulfurtransferase FdhD — translation MTENATNPIGVRPARYISLNGGEPLPVDGLVIEEALTCISVNGAELATFMCTPRDLTELALGFLYNEGVIDGLDDVRAHHLSKGGSCVDVWLHNMAYRPPRRAIITAGCGGGLTFDDLSGVYEPLTSDLRATPAQLAGLMRQLHLGAELYQAARGVHTAMLADPCAPTDECLLLQVEDIGRHNCLDKLQGAALLAGIATKDRVLLSSGRISSEMINKARRLETPIVCSRTSPTGLSVALAEAWNITIVAYIRQDRMRVYTHPERVLSADFADLAD, via the coding sequence ATGACCGAAAACGCGACCAATCCCATCGGTGTGCGCCCGGCGCGCTATATCAGCCTCAACGGCGGCGAGCCGCTGCCGGTCGATGGGCTGGTGATCGAGGAGGCGCTGACCTGCATCTCCGTCAACGGCGCGGAACTGGCGACGTTCATGTGTACGCCGCGCGACCTGACCGAACTGGCGCTGGGCTTTCTCTATAACGAGGGGGTCATTGACGGGCTCGACGACGTGCGCGCCCATCATCTATCCAAGGGCGGCTCATGCGTGGACGTGTGGCTGCACAACATGGCATACCGGCCGCCACGGCGGGCGATTATCACTGCCGGCTGCGGCGGCGGGCTGACGTTCGACGACCTGTCGGGCGTCTACGAACCTTTGACGAGCGACCTGCGGGCCACGCCGGCCCAACTGGCGGGGCTGATGCGGCAACTGCACCTGGGCGCGGAACTGTATCAGGCGGCGCGCGGCGTCCATACCGCGATGCTGGCCGACCCGTGCGCCCCGACCGACGAGTGTCTGCTGTTGCAGGTGGAGGACATCGGCCGCCACAACTGCCTCGACAAGCTGCAAGGCGCGGCGCTGCTGGCCGGCATCGCCACGAAGGATCGCGTCCTGCTCAGCAGCGGCCGGATCAGCAGCGAGATGATCAACAAGGCCCGCCGGCTGGAGACGCCCATCGTCTGCTCGCGCACCTCGCCCACCGGCCTGTCCGTGGCCCTGGCCGAGGCGTGGAATATCACGATTGTGGCCTATATACGCCAAGACCGGATGCGGGTGTACACCCATCCGGAAAGAGTTTTATCCGCAGATTTCGCAGATTTAGCAGATTGA
- a CDS encoding NAD(P)H-dependent oxidoreductase subunit E, producing MVQPAIIDMSALEPLLAHYRGRGREALLPLLHDAQAIYGWLPREVLEAIGATLRVPLADIHGVVEFYSMFYNKPTARRVIRVCFDPACHMAGSPAVRLAIEERLGLRPGETSADGSISYETVPCLGMCEHAPNALNGDRPAGNLTPDDVDAFLAGAFPEPEPKIYGGPLVKLARAGKIDPTSLTDFEKYGGYKALRKALTMTPEEIIATMKGSDVLGRGGAMFPVGLKWEMARNAPGHPAEKHIIANADESEPGTFKDRALMEQDPFNLLEAMTISGYAVGAENGWIFLRGEYPRCYKRLHNAIERAREAGYLGRDILGRRGFNFDIELRLGAGAYICGEETALFEAIEGKRGFPRIKPPFPTTHGLFQQPTVINNIETLAATVAVLNMGTEQWHKLGTPGSPGTKWFCVSGRVLRPGVYEVPFGLTVRQLIQMAGGVIGKEVQAVLLGGAAGVFIGPRRLDTPLTYEDAKAQNFPLGSGVIMVFDEAVDLREIMYMLARFFAHESCGKCYPCALGTQRQLEIIERILRYGGPRADDKRTLQDIGLAMTQTSLCGLGQTAASAILSAAERWPELFEPGGGNGRIR from the coding sequence ATGGTGCAGCCCGCTATTATCGACATGAGCGCGCTCGAGCCGCTTCTGGCCCATTATCGTGGCCGCGGCCGCGAGGCGCTCTTGCCTCTCTTGCACGACGCCCAGGCCATCTACGGCTGGCTGCCGCGCGAAGTGCTGGAAGCCATCGGCGCCACGTTGCGCGTGCCGCTGGCCGACATCCACGGCGTGGTGGAGTTCTACTCCATGTTCTACAACAAGCCGACGGCGCGGCGCGTCATTCGCGTCTGCTTCGACCCGGCCTGCCACATGGCCGGCAGCCCGGCGGTGCGCCTGGCGATTGAGGAGCGGTTGGGCCTGCGGCCGGGCGAGACCAGCGCCGACGGCTCCATCAGCTACGAGACTGTGCCCTGTCTGGGCATGTGCGAGCACGCCCCCAACGCTCTCAACGGCGACCGCCCGGCCGGCAATCTGACGCCCGACGACGTCGATGCCTTTCTGGCCGGTGCCTTCCCCGAGCCGGAGCCGAAGATTTACGGCGGGCCGCTGGTCAAGCTGGCCCGCGCCGGCAAGATCGACCCGACCAGTCTGACCGACTTCGAGAAGTACGGCGGCTACAAGGCGCTGCGCAAGGCGCTGACCATGACGCCGGAGGAGATCATCGCCACGATGAAGGGCAGCGACGTACTCGGCCGGGGCGGGGCCATGTTCCCCGTGGGCCTGAAGTGGGAGATGGCCCGCAACGCGCCCGGCCACCCGGCCGAGAAACACATCATCGCCAACGCCGACGAGAGCGAGCCGGGCACGTTCAAGGATCGGGCACTGATGGAGCAGGACCCGTTCAATCTGCTGGAAGCGATGACCATCTCCGGCTACGCCGTGGGGGCCGAGAACGGCTGGATTTTCCTGCGCGGCGAATACCCACGCTGCTACAAGCGGCTGCACAACGCCATCGAGCGGGCGCGCGAGGCCGGCTATCTGGGGCGCGACATCCTGGGCCGGCGCGGCTTCAATTTCGACATCGAGTTGCGCCTGGGCGCGGGAGCCTACATCTGCGGCGAAGAGACGGCGCTGTTCGAGGCCATCGAGGGCAAGCGCGGCTTCCCGCGCATCAAGCCGCCGTTCCCCACCACCCACGGCCTGTTCCAGCAGCCGACGGTCATCAACAATATCGAGACGCTGGCGGCCACGGTGGCCGTCCTCAACATGGGCACGGAGCAGTGGCACAAGCTGGGTACGCCCGGCTCGCCGGGCACAAAGTGGTTCTGCGTCAGCGGCCGGGTGCTGCGGCCGGGCGTCTACGAGGTGCCGTTCGGCCTGACGGTGCGGCAACTGATCCAGATGGCCGGCGGCGTCATCGGCAAGGAAGTGCAGGCGGTGCTGCTGGGCGGGGCGGCGGGCGTGTTCATCGGCCCGCGCCGGCTGGATACGCCCCTGACCTACGAGGACGCCAAGGCCCAGAACTTCCCGCTCGGCTCCGGCGTCATCATGGTCTTCGATGAGGCGGTCGATCTGCGCGAGATCATGTACATGCTGGCCCGCTTCTTCGCCCACGAGAGCTGCGGCAAGTGCTACCCCTGCGCGCTGGGCACGCAGCGGCAACTGGAGATCATCGAGCGCATCCTGCGTTATGGCGGGCCGCGGGCCGACGACAAGCGCACGCTGCAAGACATCGGCCTGGCGATGACCCAGACCTCGCTGTGCGGTCTGGGCCAGACGGCGGCCTCGGCCATCCTCAGCGCCGCCGAGCGCTGGCCGGAGCTGTTCGAGCCGGGCGGCGGTAATGGACGGATAAGATGA
- a CDS encoding tetratricopeptide repeat protein, translated as MTDTTHRYVLALEIGEEAIRQGKWQQALTCFQTALTGLPREPRVYNGLGDTHLSLADRGRALACYKEAARLAGDNAEYVVKVADIQESLGLSADSAASRLIAGDIHWSHGQFDQAEAEWTRVLTLLSESVAARERLAVACRRRGDLTAATRHNLALADTLRREGRCLMALHICYTLLSELPDNHIVWSAADKAWRCVAVRDRRDHQLDGRVEPGDLLNAVADFAQWQLAAEIRQSTLRATNAANPEAYIHLRQAILNEGYGRAGMAMAAYEKAIAAGLNAPAVFFALGMLYRLVGRRADSRAALLLASRHPLYRRAVALLD; from the coding sequence ATGACCGACACGACCCACCGCTACGTGCTCGCCCTGGAAATCGGCGAGGAAGCCATCCGGCAAGGCAAATGGCAGCAGGCCCTGACCTGCTTCCAGACAGCCCTGACCGGCCTGCCGCGCGAGCCGCGGGTCTATAACGGCCTGGGCGATACTCACCTGTCGCTGGCCGACCGCGGCCGGGCGCTGGCCTGCTATAAAGAGGCGGCGCGTCTGGCCGGCGATAATGCCGAGTACGTGGTCAAAGTCGCCGACATTCAGGAGTCGTTGGGATTGAGCGCCGATTCCGCCGCCAGCCGCCTCATCGCCGGCGACATCCATTGGAGCCACGGGCAATTCGACCAGGCCGAGGCGGAATGGACGCGCGTTCTGACCCTCCTATCGGAGTCGGTGGCCGCTCGCGAACGGCTGGCCGTGGCCTGCCGGCGGCGCGGCGACCTGACCGCGGCCACGCGCCACAATCTGGCATTGGCCGACACGTTGCGGCGCGAGGGGCGCTGTCTCATGGCCCTGCATATCTGCTACACGCTGCTGTCCGAGCTGCCCGATAATCACATCGTTTGGTCGGCGGCCGACAAGGCGTGGCGTTGCGTGGCCGTGCGCGACCGGCGCGACCACCAGTTGGACGGGCGCGTGGAGCCGGGCGACCTGCTCAACGCCGTGGCCGATTTCGCCCAATGGCAGTTGGCCGCCGAAATTCGCCAGAGTACGCTGCGGGCCACGAACGCCGCCAACCCGGAGGCCTACATCCATCTGCGGCAGGCTATCCTGAACGAGGGCTACGGCCGGGCCGGGATGGCGATGGCCGCCTACGAGAAGGCCATTGCCGCCGGTCTCAATGCGCCGGCCGTTTTCTTCGCCCTGGGCATGCTCTACCGTCTGGTCGGCCGCCGGGCCGATTCGCGCGCCGCCCTGCTGTTGGCGTCGCGCCACCCTCTCTATCGCCGCGCGGTGGCCCTGTTGGATTAG
- a CDS encoding HD domain-containing protein, whose product MLLDWDARFEQFAEQSLGEAPDPAHDLAHIRRVVANVRLLAELEDANPAVVLPAAWLHDCVILPKDSPQRAQASRLAAARAGDFLRRIAYTPSLIPAIEHAIVAHSFSAGIPPQTLEAQVVQDADRLDALGAIGIARTLMLGGAMGKPLYDEDEPLPQSRVADDRVYVIDHFYTKLLRLAEMFHTAAGRREAERRTRLMRSYLAELERELSGALLPAFE is encoded by the coding sequence ATGCTACTAGATTGGGATGCGCGTTTCGAGCAGTTTGCCGAGCAATCATTGGGGGAAGCCCCGGACCCGGCCCACGACCTGGCCCACATCCGGCGGGTCGTCGCCAACGTGCGGCTGCTGGCCGAGCTGGAGGACGCCAATCCGGCCGTGGTGCTGCCCGCCGCCTGGCTCCACGATTGCGTGATCCTGCCCAAAGATTCGCCCCAACGGGCGCAGGCCTCGCGCCTGGCCGCCGCCCGCGCCGGCGACTTTCTGCGCCGGATCGCGTATACGCCCAGCCTCATCCCGGCCATCGAACACGCCATCGTCGCCCACAGCTTCAGCGCCGGCATCCCGCCCCAAACGCTGGAGGCCCAGGTGGTGCAGGACGCCGACCGCCTCGACGCGCTGGGGGCCATCGGTATCGCCCGCACGCTGATGCTGGGCGGGGCGATGGGCAAGCCGCTCTACGACGAGGACGAGCCGCTGCCGCAGAGCCGCGTCGCCGATGACCGCGTCTACGTCATCGACCATTTCTACACCAAGCTGCTGCGGCTGGCGGAGATGTTCCACACCGCCGCCGGCCGGCGCGAGGCCGAGCGGCGCACCCGCCTGATGCGTTCCTACCTGGCTGAACTGGAGCGCGAACTCTCCGGCGCTCTACTGCCCGCCTTTGAATAA
- a CDS encoding ribbon-helix-helix domain-containing protein codes for MIEHNSRSARKVTITLPDELVVYADRRADRTGTNRSQVIGQALAYLMATEEAELAAEGYRFYAAEAEEFAAMSSQAVAEAIGSAAPEEPHL; via the coding sequence ATGATTGAACATAATAGTAGAAGCGCGCGCAAAGTGACGATTACGCTACCGGATGAGTTGGTTGTTTACGCCGATCGACGGGCGGATCGAACCGGGACAAATCGCAGTCAGGTGATCGGTCAGGCGTTGGCCTATCTAATGGCGACGGAAGAGGCCGAACTGGCGGCCGAGGGCTATCGTTTCTACGCCGCCGAGGCTGAGGAATTTGCCGCGATGAGCAGTCAGGCGGTAGCCGAGGCTATTGGTTCGGCCGCGCCAGAGGAACCGCACCTATGA
- a CDS encoding type II toxin-antitoxin system PemK/MazF family toxin has protein sequence MNVRRGEIYWVKFDPVKGSEQGGLRPALVIQNDVGNRFSPTTVVAAITRTVPPKPYPFIVVVEPAESGLRVTSAINCSQLATIQHSGPQSRLRPLPGESDVRPIGRLSEAKMQEVGEALQFNLGM, from the coding sequence ATGAATGTCAGGCGCGGCGAAATCTATTGGGTCAAATTTGACCCGGTGAAGGGCAGCGAACAGGGCGGCTTGCGCCCGGCACTGGTCATCCAGAACGACGTGGGCAATCGCTTCTCGCCGACAACCGTTGTGGCCGCCATCACGCGCACCGTGCCGCCGAAACCCTACCCTTTTATTGTCGTGGTGGAGCCGGCCGAGAGCGGCTTGCGGGTCACAAGCGCGATCAATTGTTCCCAGTTGGCGACGATCCAACACAGCGGGCCGCAGAGTCGCCTGCGCCCCCTGCCTGGTGAAAGCGACGTTCGACCGATCGGCCGTCTGAGCGAGGCCAAAATGCAAGAAGTGGGCGAGGCCTTACAGTTTAACCTCGGGATGTAG
- a CDS encoding ATP-grasp domain-containing protein: MTNQRPITILCLASEYKGMPFIEECARQGARVILVTAEKYGDKPWPWDSIAQHFNMPDLHTQPNITHAVSYLARGADIDRIVALDDYDVATAASLREHLRLPGIGETQARYFRDKLAMRGQAAAHGIRVPPFTAVFNYDKLRDYMAAVPPPWVLKPRFEAGAVGIRKLHDSEAVWRALDELGDQQSYFLLEQFVPGDVYHVDALLWRGRPVFAVSSRYGAPPLSVTQGGGIFNTRLLPHDSEEFAATTGQAADVFRAFGLERGVTHTEFIRAHHDGQFYFLETAARVGGAHIDRMVEAATGVALWQEAARIELASVRGEEYTLPEHRAEYAGLIICLSREQWPDLSAYDEPEIVWRIPREYHAGLLVASADAARVDRLIDTYNERFARDFLMHTPNRKQARTTF; this comes from the coding sequence ATGACCAACCAGCGGCCGATCACCATCCTCTGCCTCGCCAGCGAATATAAGGGCATGCCTTTCATCGAGGAGTGCGCCCGGCAGGGGGCGCGGGTCATCCTCGTCACGGCCGAGAAGTACGGCGACAAGCCCTGGCCGTGGGACAGCATCGCCCAGCATTTCAATATGCCCGATCTGCACACCCAGCCCAACATCACCCACGCCGTCAGCTATCTGGCCCGCGGCGCCGACATCGACCGCATTGTGGCCCTCGACGATTACGACGTAGCCACCGCCGCCTCGTTGCGCGAGCATCTGCGCCTGCCGGGCATCGGCGAGACCCAGGCCCGCTACTTCCGCGACAAGCTGGCGATGCGCGGCCAGGCCGCCGCCCACGGCATTCGCGTGCCCCCCTTCACGGCCGTCTTCAACTACGACAAGCTGCGCGACTACATGGCCGCCGTGCCGCCGCCGTGGGTGCTGAAGCCCCGCTTCGAGGCCGGGGCCGTCGGCATCCGCAAGCTCCACGATAGCGAGGCCGTCTGGCGGGCGCTGGACGAGTTGGGCGACCAGCAGTCGTATTTCCTGCTGGAGCAGTTCGTGCCCGGCGACGTCTACCACGTCGACGCGCTGCTGTGGCGCGGCCGGCCGGTCTTCGCCGTCAGCAGCCGCTATGGCGCGCCGCCGCTGAGCGTGACCCAGGGCGGCGGCATCTTCAACACGCGCCTGCTGCCCCACGACTCCGAGGAGTTCGCGGCCACCACCGGGCAGGCAGCCGACGTCTTCCGCGCCTTCGGCCTGGAGCGCGGCGTCACCCACACCGAGTTCATCCGCGCCCACCACGACGGGCAGTTCTACTTTCTGGAGACGGCGGCCCGCGTCGGCGGGGCCCACATCGACCGGATGGTCGAGGCGGCCACGGGCGTGGCCTTGTGGCAGGAAGCGGCACGCATCGAGCTGGCATCGGTGCGCGGCGAGGAATACACCCTACCGGAACACCGCGCCGAGTATGCCGGGCTGATCATCTGTCTGTCCCGCGAGCAGTGGCCCGACCTGTCGGCCTACGACGAGCCGGAGATCGTCTGGCGCATCCCCCGCGAATATCACGCCGGGCTGCTGGTGGCCTCGGCCGATGCGGCCCGCGTCGACCGGCTCATCGACACCTATAACGAGCGCTTTGCCCGCGACTTCCTGATGCACACGCCGAACCGTAAGCAGGCGCGGACGACGTTCTAA
- a CDS encoding ribbon-helix-helix domain-containing protein, translating into MVLKTIQVTLDEGLLEQVDELVAELDTTRSAFIRELLERELWARRWRELERQDAEGYRLLPPDDEEVEAWLGIQDWGDEWNTAK; encoded by the coding sequence ATGGTGTTAAAGACAATCCAGGTGACGCTTGATGAAGGCTTGCTGGAACAAGTCGATGAATTGGTAGCCGAGCTGGATACTACCCGCTCGGCCTTCATTCGTGAGTTGCTGGAACGGGAACTTTGGGCGCGCCGTTGGCGTGAATTGGAACGCCAAGACGCGGAGGGCTATCGGCTGTTACCACCTGACGATGAAGAAGTGGAAGCCTGGCTGGGTATTCAGGATTGGGGGGATGAATGGAACACGGCGAAGTAA
- a CDS encoding DUF433 domain-containing protein, translating to MNSERITINSKQMGGVPCIRGLRIPVATIVGMVANDMTVEEILDAYPDLERDDIREALHYAAEAVRERTLPLVIPD from the coding sequence TCAATTCCAAACAGATGGGCGGTGTCCCCTGCATCCGCGGCCTACGCATCCCAGTCGCCACCATCGTCGGCATGGTAGCCAACGACATGACGGTCGAAGAAATCCTAGACGCCTATCCCGATTTAGAAAGGGATGACATCCGCGAGGCCCTCCATTACGCCGCCGAAGCCGTTCGCGAACGCACCCTACCACTGGTCATTCCGGATTGA